The Solanum pennellii chromosome 11, SPENNV200 genome contains a region encoding:
- the LOC107002848 gene encoding putative disease resistance RPP13-like protein 1, translating into MEVVVAIGDAFLSSAFDVLIDRLAPEGDLLKMFRKRKNDVELLKKLKLTLLGLQAVLTDAENKQASNQFVREWLNELRHAVDSAENLIEQVNYEALKLKVEGKHQNLAEKILKHCRFCNVCLSDHSFLNINEKMERTIETLQNLQNQISDLGLQKHFGLTKQETRTPSTSLVDESDIFGRQKEIKDLIDLLLSEDASGRNLTVVPIVGMGGAGKTTLAKKVYNDAKVKNHFGLKAWYCVSEAYDALRITKGLLQEIGSFEPKDDGNFNKLQVKLKESLKGKKFLIVLDDVWNDDYNEWDNLRNVFVQGEMGSKIIVTTRKESVAQTMCVDRCTITVGNLSSEDSWSLFKRHSLENRDHPELEEIGKKIANKCKGLPLALKALAGVLRGKSEVDEWRNILRSEIWDQQSCWNGILPSLMLSYNDLPPHLKRCFAFCAIYPKDYEFCKDQVIYLWIANGLVKQFCLGNKYFDELRSRSLFERVPKSEWKSEGFVMHDLINDLAQTASSKHCIRLEENEGSANMLEQSRHMSYSMGEDGDFEKLKQLSESEQLRTLLPTTDCYFLCLSKRVLHNILPRLTSLRALSLSCYVIKELPNDLFIKLKILRFLDLSRTEIEKLPDSICVLYNLETLLLSSCRYLVELPLQMEKLINLRHLDLSNTSGLKMPLHLSKLKSLQMLVGAKFLVGGSGGLRMEDLGEVHNLYGSLSVLELQNVVDRREAVKANMKEKEHVNKLSLEWSRGSSAYDSQTEREILDGLHPYTNIKQLKIMGYRGAKFSNWLADPLFLKLVKLSLSDCKDCDSLPALGLLPCLKILLIRGMHGIRELTEEFYGISSSKKPFNSLEKLEFEDMAEWKQWHVLGSGEFPKLEKLSIENCPELTGKLPENLCSLTELKISGCPQLNLDRSQLEGMKQIVELSIRDCNSVTSLPFSILPSSLKRISIGNCEKLKLEEAVGYSNMFLEELQLRKCDCIDDISPEFLPTARRLSVEDCHNVTRFLIPTATESLTIQNCENVEILSVAVDSAMTYLEIRNCEKLQEIHLFNLQVLKMSNCKKVVNGRKEWCLQRLTELVICHDGSDEEIQHWELPSSITRLTIKNLKTLSSQVLKSLTSLQYLCVEGNIPSLVGQGWLPSSLSELHLGYNDELHSLHLSHLTSLIYLHIRNCPKLQSLSESALPSSLSHLEIYHCPNLQSLSESALPSSLSHLEINHCPNLQSLSESALPSSLSHLTIRNCPNLQSLSESALPSSLSHLTIIGCRNLQSLSESALPSSLSQLNISNCPNLQSLLVKEITSSLSKLHIRRCPLLEPLLEFDKGKYWQNIAQIPILYINDEWL; encoded by the coding sequence ATGGAGGTTGTCGTTGCAATTGGTGATGCTTTTCTCTCTTCAGCTTTCGATGTTCTCATTGATAGGCTTGCTCCTGAGGGTGATCTTCTCAAAATGTTTCGGAAGCGTAAGAATGATGTTGAGCTCTTAAAGAAGCTGAAATTGACTTTGCTTGGTCTTCAAGCTGTGCTAACTGATGCAGAGAATAAGCAGGCATCAAATCAATTTGTGAGAGAGTGGCTTAATGAGCTTCGACATGCTGTAGACTCTGCTGAAAACTTGATTGAACAAGTCAATtatgaagctttgaagcttAAGGTGGAAGGTAAGCATCAAAATCTTgcagaaaaaatattgaaacattGTAGATTTTGCAACGTGTGCTTGAGTGATCATTCTTTTCTTAacataaatgaaaagatggaaAGGACTATTGAAACATTGCAGAATTTGCAAAATCAAATTAGTGACCTCGGCTTACAGAAACATTTTGGTTTGACTAAACAAGAAACTAGAACACCTTCAACTTCTTTGGTTGATGAATCTGATATCTTTGGTAGGCAGAAGGAAATAAAGGATTTGATTGACCTTTTATTGTCTGAAGATGCAAGTGGACGAAACCTGACTGTAGTTCCCATTGTTGGAATGGGCGGTGCAGGTAAGACAACACTAGCTAAAAAGGTTTACAATGATGCCAAGGTGAAGAACCATTTTGGTTTGAAAGCTTGGTATTGTGTTTCTGAGGCATATGATGCTTTGAGAATCACGAAAGGATTACTTCAAGAAATTGGCTCATTTGAGCCAAAGGATGACGGTAATTTTAATAAGCTACAAGTCAAATTGAAGGAAAGCCTGAAGGGAAAGAAGTTCCTTATTGTCCTCGATGATGTGTGGAATGATGACTATAATGAGTGGGATAACCTGAGAAATGTTTTTGTACAAGGAGAAATGGGAAGTAAGATCATTGTAACTACACGTAAGGAGAGTGTTGCTCAGACGATGTGTGTTGATCGTTGCACAATCACCGTGGGGAATCTGTCTAGTGAAGACTCTTGGTCTTTATTCAAACGACATTCACTAGAAAATAGGGATCATCCGGAACTTGAAGAGATTGGGAAAAAAATTGCAAACAAGTGCAAAGGGTTGCCTTTAGCTCTAAAGGCACTTGCTGGTGTTTTACGCGGCAAATCAGAGGTGGATGAGTGGAGAAACATTTTAAGGAGTGAAATATGGGATCAACAAAGTTGTTGGAATGGTATATTACCATCGTTGATGTTGAGCTACAATGATCTTCCTCCACATTTGAAGCGATGTTTTGCTTTTTGTGCGATATATCCCAAAGATTATGAATTCTGCAAAGACCAAGTTATTTACCTGTGGATTGCTAATGGTCTTGTAAAGCAGTTTTGTTTAGGTAATAAATACTTTGACGAGTTGAGATCAAGATCGTTGTTTGAAAGGGTCCCAAAATCAGAATGGAAATCGGAGGGATTCGTAATGCACGACCTTATCAATGATTTGGCCCAAACTGCATCTTCAAAACATTGTATTAGGTTGGAAGAGAACGAAGGATCTGCTAATATGTTGGAACAAAGTCGGCACATGTCCTATTCCATGGGAGAAGATGGTGACTTTGAGAAATTGAAACAACTCTCCGAATCAGAGCAGCTGAGGACATTGCTTCCAACCACTGACTGTTACTTTCTATGTCTAAGCAAGAGGGTGTTGCATAACATACTGCCAAGACTGACATCCTTAAGGGCATTGTCATTGTCATGTTATGTGATTAAGGAGTTACCAAATGACTtgtttatcaaattaaagatcCTCAGATTTTTGGACCTTTCTCGGACAGAGATTGAAAAGTTGCCAGATTCCATTTGTGTCTTGTATAACTTGGAGACACTTCTCTTGTCATCTTGTCGATATCTTGTGGAGCTACCGCTGCAGATGGAGAAGTTGATCAACTTGCGTCATCTTGACTTAAGCAACACTTCTGGCTTGAAGATGCCACTACATCTGAGCAAGTTGAAAAGTCTCCAAATGCTAGTGGGAGCCAAGTTTCTTGTAGGTGGTAGCGGTGGTTTGAGAATGGAAGATTTGGGTGAAGTACATAACTTGTATGGATCTCTATCAGTTTTAGAGTTGCAAAATGTAGTTGATAGAAGGGAAGCCGTGAAGGCAAATATGAAAGAAAAGGAACATGTTAACAAGTTATCTTTGGAGTGGAGTAGAGGTAGTTCTGCTTACGATTCTCAAACTGAAAGAGAGATACTTGATGGGCTACACCCAtacacaaatataaaacaattaaaaatcatGGGATATAGAGgggcaaaattttcaaattggCTTGCTGATCCTTTGTTTCTTAAGCTAGTGAAATTGTCTCTTAGCGACTGCAAGGACTGTGATTCTTTGCCAGCACTAGGACTACTCCCTTGTTTGAAAATCCTTTTAATTAGAGGGATGCATGGAATAAGAGAGTTGACGGAAGAATTCTATGGCATTTCATCCTCTAAAAAGCCTTTTAACTCTCTTGAGAAGCTCGAATTTGAAGATATGGCGGAGTGGAAGCAATGGCACGTACTAGGAAGCGGGGAGTTCCCTAAACTTGAGAAGCTTTCAATTGAAAATTGTCCGGAATTGACAGGGAAGTTGCCTGAAAATCTTTGTTCTCTGACTGAATTGAAAATTTCAGGATGTCCTCAACTCAATTTGGATAGATCCCAACTTGAGGGAATGAAGCAGATTGTTGAATTATCTATACGTGATTGTAACTCTGTTACCTCCTTACCTTTTAGCATACTTCCCAGTTCCTTGAAGAGAATATCCATAGGAAATTGTGAGAAATTGAAATTGGAGGAGGCAGTTGGTTATAGTAACATGTTTCTCGAGGAATTGCAACTGCGAAAATGTGATTGTATAGATGATATATCACCTGAGTTTCTCCCAACAGCACGTAGATTGAGTGTAGAGGATTGCCACAACGTTACTAGGTTTTTGATTCCTACTGCCACTGAAAGTCTCACTATTCAGAATTGTGAGAATGTTGAAATACTTTCGGTGGCAGTTGACTCTGCGATGACATATTTGGAGATTCGGAATTGTGAGAAGCTGCAAGAAATACATCTCTTCAATTTACAAGTCCTTAAGATGAGTAATTGCAAGAAAGTAGTGAACGGCCGAAAGGAGTGGTGTTTACAGAGACTCACTGAGTTAGTGATCTGTCATGATGGCAGTGATGAAGAGATCCAACATTGGGAGTTGCCTTCCTctatcacaagacttaccataAAGAATCTGAAAACATTAAGCAGCCAAGTTCTGAAAAGCCTCACCTCTCTTCAATATCTATGTGTTGAGGGTAATATACCGTCACTGGTGGGACAAGGTTGGCTTCCCTCCTCTCTTTCTGAGCTACATTTAGGATACAATGATGAGCTCCATTCACTACATCTTTCACACCTCACTTCACTTATATATCTACACATCAGAAATTGCCCTAAGCTCCAATCACTCTCCGAATCAGCACTgccctcctccctctctcacCTGGAGATCTACCATTGCCCTAATCTCCAATCACTCTCCGAATCAGCACTgccctcctccctctctcacCTGGAGATCAACCATTGCCCTAATCTCCAATCACTCTCCGAATCAGCACTgccctcctccctctctcacCTGACCATCAGAAATTGCCCTAATCTCCAATCACTCTCCGAATCAGCACTgccctcctccctctctcacCTGACCATCATCGGTTGTCGTAATCTCCAATCACTCTCCGAATCAGCACTgccctcctccctctctcaGCTGAACATCTCCAACTGCCCTAATCTCCAATCCCTTTTAGTAAAAGAGATAACCTCTTCCCTCTCTAAACTACATATTAGGAGATGCCCATTGCTCGAACCACTACTGGAATTTGACAAAGGGAAATACTGGCAAAATATTGCTCAAATTCCCATCTTATACATCAATGATGAATGGCTGTGA
- the LOC107003164 gene encoding DNA-directed RNA polymerases II, IV and V subunit 11 translates to MNAPDRYERFVVPEGVKKVSYERDTKIMNAATFTVEREDHTIGNIVRMQLHRDDNVLFAGYKLPHPLQYKILLRIQTTSQSSPMQAYNQAINDLDKELDHLKSQFEGELAKHTRDY, encoded by the exons aTGAATGCTCCAGATCGTTACGAACGATTTGTTGTTCCAGAAGGCGTTAAGAA GGTTTCGTATGAGAGAGATACGAAGATCATGAATGCAGCTACGTTTACTGTTGAAAGAGAGGACCATACAATCGGGAACATTGTTCGCAT GCAACTACATAGGGATGATAATGTTCTGTTTGCTGGGTACAAGTTGCCTCATCCTCTCCAGTACAAAATTCTGCTCAGG ATCCAAACAACAAGCCAGTCCTCACCTATGCAGGCATATAACCAGGCTATTAATGATCTTGACAAGGAACTTGATCATCTGAAGAGTCAGTTTGAG GGTGAGTTGGCCAAGCACACGAGGGACTACTAA
- the LOC107003523 gene encoding BEL1-like homeodomain protein 8 codes for MSDQVSEFHVAQHSRRERLRITSSEELDIIHQYGNISYDPSVVLSSSEMINFATTTTGTTDVAQNCSNWRSLQHSSCGWNNVTNFNSSGSVIETNNYLSPMFVGGEGGVLSGSLNLNSSTIDVKPNFYGGFNEMHQSIPDTITSNAEFSSSVLYHDTLQEVVKSATKGNQRVDSWIENESYVDQSRHLYDKNCGLGTNLRTNVSDNSSAQGLALSLSPVPRTNTMQMEKRNNVMVPENFAIAQRSAVPLGPFTGYATILKSSQFLRPAQQLLDELCDLAAGSSNVIKCSNFSKKVRDGFRVSCDVNAAESSSGGGGGVGDSSGLNESNVCPEYLQKKAKLIFMQEEICKRYKQYHQQMQMVVSSFETVAGLSAATPYISLALKTVAQHFKSLRNTITDHLKNIRQALGEDLPSPASGMSNKGDGNSSRLKFVDQTSLHKQKSGSTAGVAFLESQQHVWRPQRGLPERAVAILRAWLFDHFLHPYPTDSDKHMLASQTGLTRNQVSNWFINARVRVWKPMVEEIHMLETKGGDQTRKSDVNKLVTERTNHVNCGQHLSNVLLNMSGVAMPEKQEICHGGIGPSERLDESSSDHHMWRNQEKRSRIECHHISDGSSMDGSLMGFVPYQRNGLEIGGNIGAVSLTLGLRQNAEAAQQQQQLQLHEHRLRQQFGGHIIHDFVD; via the exons ATGAGTGATCAAGTTTCTGAATTTCATGTAGCACAACATAGTCGGAGGGAGAGGTTGAGAATTACTAGTTCTGAAGAATTAGATATTATTCATCAGTATGGTAATATTTCATATGATCCATCAGTAGTACTGTCGTCGTCTGAAATGATTAATTTTGCAACGACGACGACTGGTACTACTGATGTTGCACAAAATTGTAGCAATTGGAGAAGTTTGCAGCATTCTAGTTGTGGATGGAATAATGTAACAAATTTTAATTCGAGTGGATCTGTTATTGAGactaataattatttgagtCCAATGTTTGTTGGAGGAGAAGGAGGTGTGTTGTCTGGATCGTTGAATTTGAATAGTAGTACTATTGATGTGAAGCCGAATTTTTATGGTGGGTTTAATGAAATGCACCAGTCAATTCCGGATACCATTACTAGTAATGCTGAGTTTAGTTCTTCTGTACTTTATCACGATACACTTCAAGAAGTTGTTAAGTCTGCTACAAAGGGAAATCAACGTGTTGATTCGTGGATTGAGAATGAGAGTTACGTGGATCAATCGCGTCATTTGTATGATAAGAATTGTGGATTGGGGACAAACTTAAGAACCAATGTATCTGATAATTCGAGTGCTCAAGGCTTGGCTCTATCTCTTTCACCAGTTCCAAGAACAAATACGATGCAAATGGAGAAGAGGAACAATGTGATGGTACCTGAAAATTTTGCAATTGCACAACGAAGTGCAGTGCCACTTGGTCCTTTTACTGGCTACGCAACGATACTTAAAAGCTCACAGTTTCTAAGGCCAGCACAGCAATTGTTGGATGAACTTTGTGATCTTGCAGCAGGTTCATCAAATGTGATTAAGTGTTCAAATTTCTCGAAGAAGGTTCGTGATGGTTTTAGGGTTTCTTGTGATGTTAATGCTGCTGAGTCTTCATCAGGAGGTGGTGGTGGTGTCGGAGATTCGAGTGGTTTGAATGAATCAAATGTGTGTCCTGAGTATCTGCAGAAGAAGGCAAAGCTTATATTTATGCAGGAGGAG ATTTGTAAAAGATACAAACAGTATCATCAGCAAATGCAAATGGTTGTATCGTCTTTTGAAACCGTGGCTGGTCTTAGTGCAGCAACCCCGTACATTTCTTTAGCTCTCAAAACTGTCGCGCAACATTTTAAGTCACTGAGGAACACCATCACAGATCACTTGAAAAACATAAGGCAGGCGTTAGGCGAAGACTTGCCCTCCCCTGCATCTGGTATGAGTAACAAAGGCGATGGGAATTCATCGAGGTTGAAATTCGTTGACCAGACATCGTTACACAAACAGAAAAGTGGTAGTACAGCTGGGGTCGCGTTTTTAGAATCGCAACAACATGTCTGGAGACCTCAACGAGGCTTACCAGAACGCGCTGTGGCTATTCTTAGAGCTTGGCTTTTCGATCACTTCCTTCACCC GTATCCTACAGATAGTGATAAACACATGTTGGCTTCTCAAACTGGCTTAACTAGAAACCAG GTTTCGAATTGGTTCATCAATGCACGTGTACGTGTATGGAAACCGATGGTTGAAGAGATCCATATGTTGGAGACTAAAGGAGGAGATCAAACAAGAAAATCGGATGTGAATAAGCTCGTTACAGAACGAACCAACCATGTGAACTGTGGGCAACATTTGAGTAATGTTCTACTCAACATGAGTGGTGTAGCAATGCCAGAGAAGCAAGAAATCTGTCATGGAGGAATAGGACCCTCGGAACGATTAGATGAGAGTAGTAGTGATCATCATATGTGGAGGAATCAAGAGAAACGTTCGAGGATAGAGTGTCACCATATCTCTGATGGATCAAGCATGGACGGATCGTTGATGGGGTTTGTACCTTACCAAAGAAATGGACTTGAAATCGGAGGTAACATTGGTGCTGTGTCGTTGACGTTGGGGCTAAGGCAAAACGCTGAGGctgctcaacaacaacaacagttgCAACTACACGAACATCGACTTAGGCAGCAGTTTGGAGGTCACATTATTCATGACTTTGTAGATTGA